A genomic window from Streptomyces sp. HUAS YS2 includes:
- the repSA gene encoding replication initiator protein RepSA, whose translation MTDTATLAGLDPATLSDMLRVAGSPGFDRWREQIHRTGGCSNPIHLQGWTLSQDKTSGETLHRYSTDTEPGGRLRIACGNRRASRCPACAWTYAGDTYHLIRAGLAGDDRRDIPAAVRDHPRVFLTLTAPSFGPVHNRPDNRPCRCGTHHPEDDPALGNPLDPDKYDYAGAVLFNNHAGQLWDRFAKRLRREIAASAGLSQRELKEVARLSYGKVAEFQKRGAVHFHAVVRLDGPDGPGTPPPSWATTELLTTAIQAAAAHSYTTVTVPAAGDQPSRRLRWGTQLDIRPVKAFDDGSDITEQAVASYIAKYATKAAETTGSLDRRIGNREALLLLGVPDHTRRLVEACFDLDPLYPDRRLTAWAHMLGFRGHFSSKSRQYSTTLSELRQTRADYRAAQERTARGLDDIEPDTVLVLTSWTYAGQGHTPGEAALAASIARDIQLNRETAREALRALPDEKEW comes from the coding sequence GTGACCGACACCGCGACCCTCGCGGGCCTGGACCCGGCCACCCTGAGCGACATGCTTCGGGTGGCCGGGTCCCCCGGCTTCGACCGCTGGCGCGAGCAGATCCACCGCACCGGCGGCTGCTCCAACCCCATCCACCTTCAGGGCTGGACGCTCTCCCAGGACAAGACAAGCGGCGAGACCCTGCACCGCTACTCCACCGACACCGAGCCCGGTGGTCGGCTCCGGATCGCCTGCGGCAACCGCCGCGCCTCCCGCTGCCCGGCCTGCGCCTGGACCTACGCGGGCGACACGTACCACCTCATCCGCGCCGGCCTCGCAGGAGACGACCGACGAGACATCCCCGCCGCCGTCCGCGACCACCCCCGCGTCTTCCTCACCCTCACCGCCCCGTCCTTCGGCCCGGTCCACAACCGGCCCGACAACCGGCCCTGCCGCTGCGGCACCCACCACCCCGAGGACGATCCCGCCCTCGGCAACCCGCTCGACCCCGACAAGTACGACTACGCCGGGGCCGTGCTGTTCAACAACCACGCGGGACAGCTCTGGGACCGGTTCGCGAAACGCCTCCGCCGCGAGATCGCCGCCTCCGCCGGCTTGTCGCAGCGGGAGTTGAAGGAGGTCGCCCGGCTCTCCTACGGGAAGGTGGCTGAGTTCCAGAAGCGCGGAGCCGTGCACTTCCATGCTGTGGTCCGCCTCGACGGGCCGGACGGTCCCGGCACCCCGCCGCCGTCCTGGGCCACGACCGAGCTCCTCACCACCGCCATCCAAGCTGCTGCGGCGCACTCGTACACGACCGTCACCGTCCCCGCCGCCGGCGACCAGCCCTCCCGCCGCCTGCGCTGGGGCACCCAGCTCGACATCCGACCCGTCAAAGCCTTCGACGACGGCTCCGACATCACCGAACAGGCCGTCGCCTCCTACATCGCCAAGTACGCCACCAAGGCCGCCGAGACCACCGGCAGCCTCGACCGCCGCATCGGCAACCGCGAAGCCCTCTTACTCCTCGGCGTCCCCGACCACACCCGACGCCTCGTCGAAGCCTGCTTCGACCTCGACCCGCTCTACCCGGACCGGCGCCTGACCGCCTGGGCCCACATGCTCGGCTTCCGCGGCCACTTCAGCTCCAAGTCCCGCCAGTACTCCACCACCCTGAGTGAGCTGCGGCAGACCCGCGCCGACTACCGAGCCGCCCAGGAACGCACCGCGCGTGGCCTCGACGACATCGAGCCGGACACCGTCCTCGTCCTGACCTCCTGGACGTACGCCGGCCAAGGCCACACCCCCGGCGAAGCCGCCCTGGCCGCGTCCATCGCCCGGGACATCCAGCTCAACCGCGAAACCGCCCGCGAAGCACTTCGTGCACTGCCTGACGAGAAGGAGTGGTGA
- a CDS encoding FtsK/SpoIIIE domain-containing protein, whose amino-acid sequence MTALTVTLALVATVALLLRWQRPAWYWMTFGIVLAVVRVLVRYSSVMDACGLTVPPSRWRLALARMASRPVPESRAPRILRLRPTRTGLVLRVKLRAGQDAFDFSASADRLRHSFVMQNVTAREIRSGVVELRMTGYDVLKRVHMPTLASGPGPMRVPVAMREDGEVFYRDYRQTPHALNVGATQSGKSVYQRNLVAGLAALDVALVGIDCKQGVELAPLARRFTALADNPDTAAELLDALVEHMADVYQLIRREQRLSADVPDAEITADIWDLPDDLRPTPIVLVVDEVAELALYATRDEEKRRDRIITALVRLAQLGRAAGIYLEICGQRFGSELGKGITMLRAQLTGRTAHRVNDETSANMAFGDIASDAVLATIQIRTDRPGTAVACDSSGGWVRIRTPHLTLRRAVNTCNSHADRTPAIAALTAFRPVLPSLVKAPAPATETAPVLA is encoded by the coding sequence GTGACTGCCTTAACGGTCACGCTGGCGCTGGTCGCCACGGTCGCACTGCTGCTGCGGTGGCAGCGACCGGCCTGGTACTGGATGACCTTCGGCATCGTCTTGGCGGTGGTGCGGGTCCTGGTCCGGTACTCGTCGGTCATGGACGCGTGCGGGCTGACCGTCCCGCCGTCCCGATGGCGTCTGGCGCTGGCCCGGATGGCGAGCCGGCCGGTCCCGGAGTCTCGGGCTCCGCGGATTCTGCGGCTTCGACCGACCCGAACCGGTCTGGTCCTGCGGGTGAAACTGCGGGCCGGCCAGGACGCCTTCGACTTCTCGGCCTCCGCGGACCGGCTGCGGCACTCGTTCGTCATGCAGAACGTCACCGCCCGCGAGATCCGCTCGGGTGTGGTCGAGCTGCGGATGACCGGCTACGACGTCCTCAAGCGCGTCCACATGCCCACCCTCGCCTCCGGCCCCGGCCCAATGCGGGTTCCAGTGGCGATGCGGGAGGACGGAGAGGTGTTCTACCGCGACTACAGGCAGACCCCGCACGCGCTGAACGTCGGCGCGACCCAGTCCGGCAAGTCCGTCTACCAACGCAACTTGGTCGCTGGCCTCGCCGCCCTGGACGTCGCCCTCGTCGGCATCGACTGCAAACAGGGCGTCGAACTCGCCCCGCTCGCACGTCGGTTCACCGCACTCGCCGACAACCCGGACACCGCCGCCGAACTGCTGGATGCGCTCGTCGAGCACATGGCGGACGTCTATCAGCTCATCCGCCGTGAACAGCGGCTGAGTGCGGACGTCCCGGACGCGGAGATCACCGCCGACATCTGGGACCTGCCCGACGACCTGCGCCCGACCCCGATCGTCCTGGTGGTCGACGAGGTCGCCGAACTCGCCCTCTACGCAACGAGGGACGAGGAGAAGCGCCGCGACCGGATCATCACCGCACTCGTACGCCTCGCCCAGCTCGGCCGCGCAGCCGGCATCTACCTGGAGATCTGCGGACAGCGCTTCGGCTCCGAACTCGGCAAGGGCATCACGATGCTCCGCGCCCAGCTCACCGGCCGTACCGCGCACCGGGTGAATGACGAGACGTCGGCGAACATGGCCTTCGGTGACATCGCCTCGGACGCTGTCCTGGCCACGATCCAGATCCGCACCGACCGGCCCGGCACCGCCGTTGCCTGCGACTCCTCCGGCGGCTGGGTCCGCATCCGCACCCCGCACCTCACGCTTCGGCGGGCCGTGAACACCTGCAACTCCCATGCCGATCGCACCCCGGCAATTGCTGCCTTGACCGCCTTCCGCCCGGTCCTGCCGAGCCTGGTCAAGGCCCCGGCCCCGGCGACCGAGACGGCCCCCGTGCTCGCCTGA
- a CDS encoding single-stranded DNA-binding protein, producing the protein MNGTTVTLVGNVATGVEYRETASGGVARFRFAVTGRRWVREQGAWADGSTSFYTVFAWRTLGANLAASVAVGDPLVVHGRLRVREEEREGKHRTFVDVDAVAAGHDLTRGTAAFRRTTRSGTSAEHQREYQAGHQADHQGEYARGVAPVDASMNVRTQSGIEGSVTPVPPSVERSTAQF; encoded by the coding sequence ATGAACGGGACGACGGTGACGCTGGTCGGGAACGTGGCGACGGGGGTGGAGTACCGCGAGACGGCGTCGGGCGGGGTGGCGCGGTTCCGGTTCGCGGTGACCGGCCGGCGCTGGGTGCGGGAGCAGGGGGCGTGGGCGGACGGAAGCACCAGCTTCTACACGGTGTTCGCGTGGCGGACGCTGGGCGCGAACCTCGCCGCCTCGGTCGCGGTGGGCGATCCGCTGGTGGTGCACGGGAGGCTGAGGGTCCGTGAGGAGGAACGGGAGGGGAAGCACCGGACGTTCGTGGACGTCGACGCGGTGGCAGCCGGGCACGATCTGACGCGCGGGACGGCGGCGTTCAGGAGAACGACGCGGAGCGGGACGTCGGCGGAGCACCAACGGGAGTACCAGGCGGGCCATCAGGCGGACCACCAGGGGGAGTACGCGCGGGGTGTCGCACCAGTCGACGCATCCATGAATGTGCGGACGCAAAGCGGAATCGAAGGGTCCGTGACGCCCGTGCCACCCTCCGTAGAACGCTCGACGGCCCAGTTCTGA
- a CDS encoding helix-turn-helix domain-containing protein, translated as MPQSLPDRFLTPLDVAELLGVPLETVYQWRRKRTGPRGFRVGRHVRFDPADVRAWVEAQMEGAAA; from the coding sequence ATGCCCCAGAGCCTCCCGGACCGGTTCCTGACCCCGCTCGACGTCGCCGAACTCCTCGGCGTTCCCCTCGAAACGGTCTACCAGTGGCGCCGCAAGCGGACCGGGCCCCGCGGCTTCCGCGTTGGTCGCCACGTTCGCTTCGACCCCGCCGACGTGCGGGCCTGGGTGGAAGCCCAGATGGAAGGGGCTGCCGCCTGA
- a CDS encoding DUF2637 domain-containing protein, with protein sequence MRSTLRPDAVLVQAVIAGALSFSHLHDLAAAAGQDGWKAWAYPISVDLLLVAAWRRLRTLRETGAPTRSAWTWFTVALAASLGANVATAGLLDLTNVPDWLRILVAGWPALAFLGGTLLAHTPAPAAEPSATVVDLVESPAVETAIERGGTAELQPDPEPAPALPAVEPEPVTDPVPAPPAVAVPPALVAHARKVADDHHARTGSPIDTDTLRARLGVPPVMADAISAQLA encoded by the coding sequence ATGCGCTCGACACTCCGCCCGGACGCCGTCCTCGTACAAGCAGTGATCGCCGGTGCCCTGTCCTTCTCCCACCTGCACGACCTCGCCGCAGCCGCCGGCCAGGACGGATGGAAGGCGTGGGCCTACCCCATCTCCGTCGACCTGCTCTTGGTCGCTGCCTGGCGTCGACTACGGACACTCCGAGAGACCGGCGCCCCGACCCGTTCGGCCTGGACCTGGTTCACCGTTGCCCTGGCCGCATCGCTCGGCGCGAACGTCGCCACCGCCGGCCTCCTCGACCTCACCAACGTCCCCGACTGGCTGCGCATCCTCGTCGCCGGATGGCCCGCCCTCGCCTTCCTCGGCGGCACACTCCTCGCCCACACCCCGGCGCCTGCGGCTGAACCCTCGGCCACAGTCGTAGACCTGGTGGAGTCGCCGGCGGTCGAGACGGCCATCGAGCGGGGCGGCACCGCAGAGCTGCAACCCGACCCGGAGCCCGCGCCGGCGCTGCCCGCCGTCGAGCCGGAGCCGGTGACTGATCCGGTCCCTGCTCCGCCCGCTGTTGCAGTACCGCCGGCGCTGGTCGCTCACGCCCGGAAGGTCGCCGACGACCACCACGCGCGGACCGGCTCACCGATCGACACCGACACCCTGCGCGCCCGCCTCGGTGTCCCGCCCGTGATGGCCGACGCCATCTCCGCCCAACTCGCCTGA
- a CDS encoding tyrosine-type recombinase/integrase: protein MAGHIQDRWYRVETTPDGRAVKVKTDRYGTGMRYRARYIGPDGTEKSKSFPDKQKRLADVWLTNIEADMARGQYIDPKASRTTFREYAERWMAALTTDLSSRAAVEGRLRLHALPHLGGRPIGSFQAEHIRDWSRRLEETVASASYRRLIFDAVSSVLNAAVDDRLLASNPCRARSVKAPRPAPTRVHPWSASQVFGVRANLPERFQAMADVGAGCGLRQGEILGLAVDNIGDLGWLYVRQQVKKVRGGLVFAPPKRGKLRDIPLDPEVSTALREHMKRFPPVDVTLPWLTPNGPKVTHRLVFTAAAGTALWSNAFNDQTWKPALAGAGIIPVPEKGHRYAAAREHGMHALRHFYASVLLDAGENIKALSLYLGHSDPGFTLRVYTHLMPSSETRTRKAISAMYRAAGHAHDGPETAQAA from the coding sequence ATGGCTGGCCACATTCAGGACCGCTGGTACAGGGTCGAGACGACCCCGGACGGCAGGGCGGTCAAGGTCAAGACCGATCGCTACGGCACCGGCATGCGCTATCGCGCGCGCTACATCGGTCCCGACGGTACCGAGAAGAGCAAGAGCTTCCCGGACAAGCAGAAGCGCTTGGCTGACGTCTGGCTGACCAACATCGAGGCCGACATGGCGCGCGGCCAGTACATCGACCCCAAGGCGAGTCGGACCACCTTCCGGGAGTACGCCGAGCGTTGGATGGCCGCGCTCACCACCGACTTGAGCAGTCGTGCTGCTGTTGAAGGCCGGCTGCGCCTTCACGCGCTGCCTCACCTCGGCGGGCGTCCCATCGGCTCGTTCCAGGCGGAGCACATCCGTGACTGGAGTCGGCGGCTCGAAGAGACCGTGGCGTCGGCCTCTTACCGGCGGCTGATCTTCGACGCGGTGTCCTCGGTACTCAATGCTGCCGTGGACGATCGGCTGCTCGCCTCGAACCCGTGCCGGGCCCGTTCGGTCAAGGCTCCGCGGCCGGCCCCGACGCGCGTGCATCCCTGGTCCGCCTCGCAGGTGTTCGGGGTGCGGGCCAACCTGCCCGAGCGGTTTCAGGCGATGGCGGACGTCGGGGCCGGGTGCGGGCTTCGTCAGGGCGAGATCCTCGGGCTCGCGGTCGACAACATCGGCGACCTCGGCTGGCTCTACGTCCGCCAGCAGGTGAAGAAGGTCCGCGGTGGCCTCGTCTTCGCCCCACCCAAGCGCGGGAAGCTCCGGGATATACCGCTCGACCCCGAGGTGTCGACCGCCCTCCGCGAGCACATGAAGCGCTTCCCGCCGGTCGACGTCACCCTGCCGTGGCTCACGCCCAACGGGCCCAAGGTGACGCACCGGCTCGTCTTCACGGCCGCCGCCGGCACCGCGCTGTGGAGCAACGCGTTCAATGACCAGACCTGGAAGCCCGCACTCGCCGGCGCCGGGATCATCCCCGTTCCCGAGAAGGGACACCGCTACGCAGCCGCCCGCGAGCACGGGATGCACGCCCTCCGGCACTTCTACGCCTCGGTCCTCCTGGACGCCGGCGAGAACATCAAGGCCCTGAGTCTCTATCTCGGGCACAGCGACCCCGGGTTCACGCTCCGGGTCTACACGCACCTGATGCCGAGCAGCGAGACGCGGACCCGGAAGGCCATCAGCGCCATGTACCGAGCCGCCGGCCACGCTCACGACGGCCCAGAGACGGCCCAGGCTGCCTGA
- a CDS encoding NUDIX hydrolase has translation MAANEHELRMAHPRMAAGALFFDAGGRVLMVEPTYKDYWDIPGGYVEAGESPLQAAVREVREELGIAPQLGRLLAVDWAPSANEGDKVLYLFDGGQLSAETLDRVTLQADEIKSIAFLSLDDVHQRTIPRLARRISAAVEARAAAAPVYLEHGERPDRLAA, from the coding sequence ATGGCAGCGAACGAGCACGAACTGAGGATGGCGCATCCGCGCATGGCCGCGGGTGCGCTGTTCTTTGATGCCGGGGGTCGGGTCCTCATGGTGGAGCCCACGTACAAGGACTACTGGGACATCCCCGGCGGGTACGTCGAGGCAGGCGAATCACCGCTGCAAGCTGCCGTTCGCGAGGTCCGAGAGGAGTTGGGCATCGCTCCGCAACTTGGACGCCTGCTGGCCGTTGACTGGGCGCCCAGCGCAAACGAGGGCGACAAGGTGCTCTACCTCTTCGACGGTGGTCAGCTCTCGGCGGAGACCCTGGATCGAGTCACCTTGCAGGCCGACGAGATCAAGAGCATCGCTTTCCTCTCCCTGGACGATGTCCACCAGCGCACGATCCCTCGTTTGGCTCGACGAATCTCAGCGGCCGTGGAAGCCCGCGCGGCAGCGGCTCCGGTGTACCTGGAGCACGGAGAGCGTCCGGACCGCCTCGCGGCATAG
- a CDS encoding Cys-Gln thioester bond-forming surface protein → MFSVRRRGVARLAAATVVSGLVAAGAIAVAGPAMADEGVQNSGGANATLGRLAIHDTVTIEESDGEKWNAEAGLFEMAVRPGGAIQTYCIDLRTPARKGTEYKEVGWDQSSLHNNPNAGKIRWILQNSFPQVNDLAALAKKVGAGKLTEDTAAAGTQAAIWHFSDKVEATPADADAQKLTEYLEKEAKNLEEPGASLTLDPPSVAGHPGERLGPITVSTNASKAALSLAPGAPAGVKIVDKDGKAVESAADGAKIFFDVPAGAADASATLNVQADTTVPIGRAFVSETRSQTLILAGTSTSTVTAKATATWAKKGAIPALSAEKNCAKGGVDITASNKGDEPFTFELKGQKVTIAPGESKTVTIPVAEDQAYEFDITGPNGFEKTFKGVLDCKTATPGTPSEQPSPQPSAATTGGTSGGGDLAETGSSNATPMIAGIAVALVVVGGGAVFFLRKKKAAGE, encoded by the coding sequence ATGTTTTCTGTTCGGAGGCGCGGCGTTGCCCGCCTTGCAGCCGCGACCGTGGTCTCTGGCCTCGTCGCGGCGGGTGCGATAGCCGTCGCGGGACCGGCAATGGCCGACGAGGGCGTGCAGAACTCCGGCGGGGCCAATGCCACGCTCGGCAGGCTCGCCATCCACGACACCGTCACGATCGAGGAGTCGGACGGCGAGAAGTGGAACGCCGAGGCCGGTCTCTTCGAGATGGCCGTCCGCCCCGGCGGCGCCATCCAGACGTACTGCATCGACCTGCGCACCCCGGCCCGCAAGGGCACGGAGTACAAGGAGGTCGGCTGGGACCAGTCGTCGCTGCACAACAACCCGAACGCGGGCAAGATCCGCTGGATCCTGCAGAACTCCTTCCCGCAGGTGAACGACCTCGCCGCGCTGGCGAAGAAGGTCGGCGCCGGCAAGCTCACCGAGGACACCGCCGCGGCCGGCACCCAGGCCGCGATCTGGCACTTCTCCGACAAGGTCGAGGCCACGCCGGCGGACGCCGACGCGCAGAAGCTGACCGAGTACCTGGAGAAGGAGGCGAAGAACCTCGAGGAGCCGGGCGCGTCCCTGACCCTCGACCCGCCGTCCGTCGCCGGTCACCCCGGTGAGCGTCTCGGCCCGATCACCGTCAGCACCAACGCGTCGAAGGCCGCGCTGAGCCTGGCGCCCGGCGCGCCGGCCGGCGTGAAGATCGTCGACAAGGACGGCAAGGCCGTCGAGTCCGCCGCCGACGGCGCGAAGATCTTCTTCGACGTCCCGGCCGGCGCCGCGGACGCCTCCGCCACGCTGAACGTCCAGGCGGACACCACGGTCCCGATCGGCCGCGCCTTCGTCAGCGAGACCCGCAGCCAGACCCTGATCCTGGCCGGCACCAGCACCTCCACCGTCACCGCGAAGGCGACCGCGACCTGGGCGAAGAAGGGTGCGATCCCGGCGCTCTCGGCGGAGAAGAACTGCGCCAAGGGCGGCGTGGACATCACCGCGTCCAACAAGGGCGACGAGCCCTTCACCTTCGAGCTCAAGGGCCAGAAGGTCACCATCGCGCCGGGCGAGTCCAAGACCGTCACCATCCCGGTCGCCGAGGACCAGGCGTACGAGTTCGACATCACCGGCCCGAACGGCTTCGAGAAGACCTTCAAGGGCGTCCTCGACTGCAAGACGGCCACCCCGGGCACCCCGTCCGAGCAGCCCTCCCCGCAGCCCTCCGCGGCCACCACGGGCGGCACCTCCGGCGGCGGCGACCTCGCCGAGACCGGCAGCTCCAACGCCACCCCGATGATCGCCGGCATCGCCGTCGCCCTCGTGGTGGTCGGCGGCGGCGCGGTCTTCTTCCTCCGCAAGAAGAAGGCGGCGGGCGAGTAG
- a CDS encoding winged helix-turn-helix domain-containing protein has product MADFTGRAAYLQIADEFKRMIRDGELPPGEKLPSEAQLMADHGVSRTVARQAIARLREDGYVISHQGKGSFATLPGEGQEPKRSPEFEQITEYLAEVRRDVRRLAERMDQLEDLVRQQTRAQ; this is encoded by the coding sequence ATGGCCGACTTCACCGGTCGCGCTGCGTACTTGCAGATCGCCGACGAGTTCAAGCGCATGATCCGGGACGGGGAGCTTCCGCCGGGCGAGAAGTTGCCGTCTGAGGCACAGCTGATGGCTGATCACGGCGTTTCGCGCACCGTCGCGCGCCAGGCGATCGCTCGGCTACGCGAGGACGGCTATGTGATCTCCCACCAGGGGAAGGGCAGTTTTGCCACCCTGCCTGGCGAAGGGCAAGAGCCCAAGCGCAGCCCGGAGTTCGAGCAGATCACTGAGTACCTCGCGGAGGTCCGGCGGGATGTACGACGTCTCGCCGAGCGCATGGATCAACTTGAGGACTTGGTGAGGCAGCAGACGCGAGCGCAGTGA
- a CDS encoding mobile element transfer protein — MPARDFFHSVMRIGPVQIGTRRDRHGHTRHAAVCTTDGCGWSSDYSSSSAAQLAARTHRCTPR; from the coding sequence ATGCCCGCCCGCGACTTCTTCCACTCCGTGATGCGGATCGGCCCGGTGCAGATCGGCACCCGCCGCGACCGTCACGGCCACACCAGGCACGCCGCGGTGTGCACCACGGACGGCTGCGGCTGGTCCTCGGACTACTCCAGCTCCTCGGCCGCCCAGCTCGCCGCCCGCACCCACCGCTGCACGCCTCGCTGA
- a CDS encoding SpdD-like protein yields MFRPRVPVNPLPTGLVTPLVQPVTTTDIEPRPTDEPTTCGLDHTPAPVPAAPRVQVPAVRLTPTGLVAVVASGAGLVLVVGAVLVSMLLAVAVSAASVAVCAAVLRSLLNDQHRR; encoded by the coding sequence ATGTTCCGCCCCCGCGTCCCGGTCAACCCGCTCCCGACCGGCCTCGTCACCCCGCTCGTCCAGCCGGTCACCACGACCGACATCGAGCCCCGTCCCACCGACGAGCCGACCACCTGCGGCCTCGACCACACGCCCGCGCCGGTCCCGGCCGCGCCCCGCGTCCAGGTCCCGGCCGTCCGCCTCACCCCGACCGGACTGGTCGCCGTCGTCGCCAGCGGCGCCGGACTCGTCCTGGTCGTCGGCGCGGTCCTGGTCTCGATGCTCCTCGCCGTCGCCGTCAGCGCCGCCTCGGTCGCCGTCTGCGCCGCCGTCCTGCGCTCGCTCCTGAACGACCAGCACCGCCGCTAG
- a CDS encoding helix-turn-helix domain-containing protein: MTTNLTTGERVAWYRRRRGMSQEVLAGLVGRTVDWLSKAENNRLELDRLSVIKSLADALDVTLGDLLAEPTLMDWTPDSGTRTVPALRSALMNYRQLTPLLGVTTEGEPTPLDELRDNVAEVWDAYQESRYGFATRRLPLLLADVLIAAQAYEGQERDKAHELMAMTYQGAAMVLTKLGETDLAWIAADRGLAAAQQSGNAVVTGSLFRSVAHCLLSNGRFDAAVQLVGDASDYLRPGLSTAAPDFLSIYGTLFLAGSMAAARADDRSTTGAFLAEADRAARQLGRDANHVWTAFGPTNVAIHRVATSAELGDMQVAVDLGPQIDTSALPTERRTRHNLEVARALSAHNRVDDALAMVLEAERWAPEQVRSHYLARELVLSWVRNQRGRPSRAMADLANRLHVI; encoded by the coding sequence ATGACGACGAACCTGACGACCGGCGAGCGCGTTGCTTGGTATCGCCGCCGGCGGGGCATGTCCCAGGAGGTCTTGGCCGGACTCGTCGGGCGCACGGTCGACTGGTTGAGCAAGGCCGAGAACAACCGACTGGAGCTGGACAGGCTCTCGGTTATCAAGTCACTGGCCGATGCCCTGGACGTGACCCTTGGCGATCTGCTCGCCGAACCCACCCTCATGGACTGGACGCCCGACAGCGGCACTCGTACGGTGCCGGCACTGCGATCGGCGCTGATGAACTACCGCCAGCTCACGCCGCTTCTGGGGGTGACGACCGAGGGGGAGCCGACGCCTCTCGACGAGTTGCGCGACAACGTCGCCGAAGTCTGGGACGCCTACCAGGAATCACGGTACGGATTCGCGACGCGCCGGCTTCCGCTTCTCCTTGCTGATGTGCTCATCGCGGCCCAGGCGTACGAGGGTCAGGAGCGCGACAAGGCCCACGAGCTGATGGCCATGACCTACCAAGGTGCCGCCATGGTGCTCACGAAGCTCGGTGAGACCGACCTTGCATGGATCGCTGCGGATCGAGGCTTGGCCGCTGCTCAGCAGTCGGGCAACGCGGTGGTGACAGGTTCACTCTTCCGGTCGGTGGCTCACTGTCTCTTGTCCAACGGTCGCTTCGACGCTGCCGTGCAGTTGGTCGGCGATGCTTCGGACTACCTCCGCCCGGGGCTCAGCACTGCGGCCCCAGACTTCCTGTCGATCTACGGGACTCTCTTCCTCGCCGGCTCCATGGCCGCAGCGCGTGCGGACGATCGTTCCACTACCGGGGCTTTCCTGGCTGAAGCCGACCGGGCGGCGCGGCAACTTGGGCGCGACGCCAACCACGTGTGGACCGCTTTCGGGCCGACCAACGTGGCGATCCACCGCGTGGCCACGTCTGCCGAGCTGGGAGACATGCAGGTTGCCGTCGACCTGGGACCGCAGATCGATACGAGTGCCTTGCCGACCGAGCGCCGGACACGGCACAACCTTGAGGTGGCCCGAGCCTTGAGTGCGCACAACCGTGTGGACGATGCCTTGGCGATGGTCCTCGAAGCGGAGCGGTGGGCGCCCGAGCAGGTACGGAGCCACTATCTCGCGCGAGAGCTTGTGCTGAGTTGGGTCCGCAACCAGCGCGGCCGACCGAGTCGTGCCATGGCTGATCTGGCCAACCGCCTGCACGTGATCTGA